One Thalassotalea hakodatensis DNA segment encodes these proteins:
- the ctaD gene encoding cytochrome c oxidase subunit I: MTTDTIHDSHGHDHHDHKMTGIKRWLYTTNHKDIGTLYLWFSFIMLLVGGALAMLIRLELFQPGLQFVEPDFFNQLTTVHGLIMVFGAIMPAFTGFANWMIPMMVGAPDMALPRMNNWSFWILPFAFAILLSSFFMESGAPNFGWTFYAPLSTTFSNGSTAFFVFAVHIMGVSSIMGAINVIVTIMNMRAPGMTYMKMPLFVWTFFITAYLLIAVMPVLAGVVTMVLTDTYFGTSFFDAAGGGDPVMFQHIFWFFGHPEVYIMILPAFGIVSTIIPTFARKKLFGYSSMVYATASIAFLSFIVWAHHMFTTGMPLFGELFFMYCTMLIAVPTGVKVFNWVATMWRGAMTFEIPMLFSLAFVILFTIGGFSGLMLALTPVDFQYHDTYFVVAHFHYVLVTGSLFSIYAGAYYWLPKWTGHMYNDRWSKAHFWCSLISVNILFFPMHFLGLAGMPRRIPDYALQFADFNKWVSIGGFAFGLSQLIFLVVVIKCIRGGKKAEANPWEATEGLEWTVASPAPYHTFETPPKID, encoded by the coding sequence ATGACTACTGATACTATTCACGACTCGCATGGGCACGATCATCATGATCATAAAATGACGGGTATTAAACGCTGGCTTTATACAACAAACCATAAAGACATAGGTACATTGTATCTATGGTTCTCTTTTATTATGTTATTAGTCGGTGGCGCTTTAGCGATGTTAATTCGCTTAGAGTTGTTCCAACCAGGTTTACAGTTTGTTGAACCAGACTTTTTTAACCAATTAACCACCGTACATGGTTTAATCATGGTATTTGGTGCCATTATGCCAGCCTTTACAGGGTTTGCTAACTGGATGATCCCAATGATGGTAGGGGCGCCAGATATGGCATTACCTCGTATGAATAACTGGAGCTTTTGGATTCTACCTTTTGCTTTTGCTATTTTGCTGTCATCATTTTTTATGGAATCTGGCGCACCAAACTTTGGTTGGACATTCTACGCTCCGCTTTCGACGACATTTTCGAATGGCAGTACAGCATTCTTTGTATTTGCGGTTCATATCATGGGTGTGTCATCCATTATGGGGGCAATCAATGTGATCGTCACTATTATGAATATGAGAGCGCCTGGTATGACATATATGAAGATGCCGCTATTTGTGTGGACATTCTTTATCACCGCCTATCTATTGATAGCCGTAATGCCAGTACTAGCCGGCGTGGTAACCATGGTGTTAACCGATACCTATTTTGGTACTAGCTTTTTTGATGCTGCTGGTGGTGGTGACCCAGTTATGTTCCAACATATCTTTTGGTTCTTTGGGCATCCAGAAGTATACATCATGATATTACCGGCTTTCGGTATTGTATCTACGATTATTCCTACTTTTGCGCGTAAAAAGCTCTTTGGTTACAGCTCAATGGTATACGCAACTGCATCTATTGCCTTTTTATCGTTTATCGTATGGGCGCATCACATGTTTACCACGGGTATGCCATTATTTGGTGAGCTGTTTTTCATGTATTGCACCATGCTGATTGCCGTACCAACAGGGGTTAAAGTGTTTAACTGGGTAGCCACGATGTGGCGAGGCGCAATGACGTTTGAAATACCGATGTTGTTTTCATTGGCGTTTGTTATTTTATTTACCATTGGTGGTTTTTCTGGATTAATGCTGGCATTAACGCCTGTAGATTTCCAATACCATGATACGTATTTTGTAGTAGCGCATTTCCATTATGTCTTGGTAACAGGTTCATTATTTTCAATTTATGCTGGCGCATATTATTGGTTACCTAAATGGACCGGCCATATGTACAACGATAGGTGGAGTAAAGCACATTTTTGGTGTTCGTTAATTTCAGTCAATATTTTGTTTTTCCCAATGCACTTTTTAGGCTTAGCGGGCATGCCTCGACGTATTCCTGATTACGCGCTGCAATTTGCTGACTTTAATAAATGGGTGAGTATTGGTGGTTTTGCGTTTGGCTTATCACAGCTAATTTTCTTAGTAGTCGTGATTAAGTGTATTCGCGGTGGTAAAAAAGCGGAAGCAAACCCTTGGGAAGCTACCGAAGGCTTAGAGTGGACCGTTGCAAGTCCTGCGCCTTATCACACTTTTGAAACACCACCAAAAATTGATTAA
- a CDS encoding cytochrome c oxidase assembly protein, with the protein MSKGTDQNIQKTVKKLMLIVFAMFGFGFAMVPLYDVFCDITGLNGKTSNVAAQENQEGIDKSRLITVQFISHLSKGILWKFEPMVKEIKVHPGEMKLVKFYAKNEATHDIIGQAVPSVSPGRAAIYFQKIECFCFNQQPLKAQEDVEMALQFYVDTELPKEVSTITLSYTLFDITGRIES; encoded by the coding sequence ATGTCTAAAGGTACAGATCAAAATATTCAAAAAACGGTGAAAAAGCTTATGCTGATCGTTTTTGCAATGTTTGGTTTTGGCTTTGCTATGGTGCCTTTATATGATGTGTTTTGTGATATTACTGGTTTAAATGGCAAAACGTCTAATGTTGCTGCACAAGAGAATCAAGAGGGTATTGATAAAAGCCGCTTGATCACTGTGCAGTTTATTAGTCATTTGTCTAAAGGGATCCTATGGAAATTTGAACCAATGGTTAAGGAAATCAAGGTGCATCCAGGGGAAATGAAACTCGTTAAATTTTATGCGAAAAATGAAGCCACTCATGACATCATCGGACAAGCAGTACCTTCTGTTTCTCCGGGAAGAGCGGCTATTTATTTTCAAAAAATAGAGTGTTTTTGTTTTAACCAACAACCTTTAAAAGCGCAAGAAGATGTGGAAATGGCATTACAGTTTTATGTTGATACTGAGCTGCCAAAAGAAGTCAGTACCATCACCTTGTCTTATACTTTATTTGATATTACTGGTCGAATTGAGTCATAA
- a CDS encoding cytochrome c oxidase subunit 3, which produces MTTKEYESYYVPAKSHWPIVGAVALFLIAVGAANYVTDLKNEQSGFGGYILIAGIALVIYMVYGWFSNVITESMAGKYSHQMDTSFRQGMSWFIFSEVMFFAAFFGALFYARMYSVPWLGGDGNNAMTFEVLWPEFTAQWPLIATPDGTTTTAMGWYGLPLINTVLLLTSSVTAHFAHVALEKDNRGQLKFWLGFTILLGVVFLYCQGLEYAHGYAEEMKLYLTSGIYGNTFYLLTGFHGMHVTLGTVMLIVMFIRIMKGHFTPKNHFAFQATSWYWHFVDVVWVILFVFVYII; this is translated from the coding sequence ATGACAACAAAAGAATATGAATCTTATTATGTGCCCGCCAAAAGCCATTGGCCTATTGTTGGTGCTGTAGCTTTATTTTTAATTGCCGTTGGTGCAGCAAATTACGTCACTGACCTTAAAAATGAGCAATCTGGTTTCGGCGGCTATATTTTAATAGCGGGTATCGCACTTGTTATTTATATGGTTTATGGCTGGTTTAGTAATGTGATCACCGAATCGATGGCAGGTAAATATAGCCATCAAATGGACACCTCATTTCGTCAAGGTATGAGCTGGTTTATTTTTTCAGAAGTGATGTTCTTCGCCGCCTTTTTTGGTGCACTTTTTTATGCGCGTATGTATTCCGTGCCTTGGTTAGGCGGTGATGGCAATAATGCCATGACCTTCGAAGTATTGTGGCCTGAATTTACTGCTCAGTGGCCACTCATAGCAACACCAGATGGCACAACGACGACAGCAATGGGTTGGTATGGTTTACCACTGATCAATACGGTTTTACTATTAACATCGTCTGTTACTGCGCATTTTGCACATGTTGCCTTAGAAAAAGATAATCGTGGACAACTAAAATTTTGGTTAGGTTTTACTATTTTATTAGGGGTCGTTTTCCTTTATTGCCAAGGCCTTGAGTACGCCCATGGTTATGCAGAAGAAATGAAGCTCTACTTAACCAGCGGTATATATGGCAATACCTTTTATTTACTGACAGGATTCCATGGTATGCACGTTACTTTGGGAACGGTGATGTTGATCGTGATGTTTATACGCATCATGAAGGGGCATTTTACGCCAAAAAATCACTTTGCTTTTCAAGCAACCAGTTGGTACTGGCACTTCGTTGATGTAGTGTGGGTAATATTGTTTGTGTTTGTCTATATTATCTAA
- a CDS encoding DUF2909 domain-containing protein produces MIIKVIIIGLLIYMIYNLFQALRLMSKNDPNKPSMSKFIGRRVMTSVVIVLLLLVGVLTGVITPNPRPY; encoded by the coding sequence ATGATCATCAAGGTAATTATTATAGGCTTACTCATATATATGATTTATAACCTATTTCAAGCACTACGCTTGATGAGTAAAAACGACCCCAATAAGCCCAGTATGTCGAAGTTTATTGGACGTCGCGTGATGACTTCTGTTGTGATTGTGTTGTTATTACTTGTTGGGGTTTTAACAGGTGTGATCACACCAAACCCTCGCCCATATTAA
- a CDS encoding SURF1 family protein: MKVAKLKDYLYQLNWLLVILTLLVFSGLIKLGLWQVSRAVEKEQRIERIADIQQKEQHSLVSILSLIDDENINDLPVAVVGRFDSKHVFLHDNQTHQGQVGYRVLQVLTSEYGSVLVNLGWIKGDRSRQTLPIINPVEGTHKINGHIRMLESGFILSEQVFSNVSWPLIAQQVNLNKFSQLIGQKLLPFVIYLDKTESIGFEKNWQPIVMPPEKHRGYAFQWFSLALAWLVLMLSASIWFYNNKIDNNNKKDPNVSSKK; this comes from the coding sequence ATGAAGGTAGCAAAATTAAAAGATTATTTATATCAGTTAAATTGGCTATTGGTCATTTTAACTTTGCTAGTCTTTAGTGGATTAATCAAGCTTGGTTTGTGGCAGGTATCAAGAGCGGTTGAAAAAGAACAACGTATCGAACGTATCGCTGACATACAACAAAAAGAACAGCATTCGTTGGTCAGTATATTGTCGTTGATAGATGATGAAAATATTAATGATTTACCCGTCGCAGTTGTTGGCCGCTTTGATAGTAAGCACGTTTTTTTGCATGACAATCAAACCCATCAAGGGCAGGTTGGTTACCGCGTTTTACAAGTATTAACCAGCGAATATGGTAGTGTGTTAGTGAATTTGGGCTGGATAAAAGGTGATAGAAGTAGGCAAACGTTACCAATAATTAATCCTGTTGAGGGAACCCACAAGATCAATGGGCATATCAGAATGCTTGAATCCGGATTTATTTTATCGGAACAAGTTTTTTCAAACGTTAGTTGGCCGTTAATTGCTCAACAAGTCAATTTGAATAAATTTTCACAATTAATTGGTCAAAAACTGTTGCCCTTTGTCATTTACTTAGATAAAACAGAGAGCATAGGATTTGAAAAAAACTGGCAACCTATCGTGATGCCACCTGAAAAACATCGGGGTTATGCTTTTCAGTGGTTTTCGTTAGCACTTGCTTGGCTTGTGTTAATGCTAAGTGCCAGTATTTGGTTTTATAACAATAAAATCGACAATAATAATAAAAAGGATCCCAATGTCAGCAGTAAAAAATAA
- a CDS encoding COX15/CtaA family protein has protein sequence MQDKNIVTIRKLVFISILLAILVVSLGAYTRLTHAGLGCPDWPGCYGHLDVPNTEAQIAKAELAFPDRPVEPHKAWNEMIHRYFAGTLGLLILAIALLSVRARNAGAPVFLPTLILCVVIFQAALGMWTVTMKLMPIVVMGHLIGGFTTLCLLFLLYLRLKPYRVPGGDPAIRKYARYGIIGLVLLTGQIALGGWTSSNYAALVCTELPICQGNWSEELTFENSFDLIPPERESYEFGHLQHDERVTIHVMHRFGAILVSVYLLWLVFTIFTKAQSQFFKRCALGLLATLLLQIGLGVSNVVLSLPLFIAVSHNVVAACLMLMLILLTYSLKRKT, from the coding sequence ATGCAAGATAAGAATATTGTTACTATTCGGAAGCTTGTTTTTATCAGCATTTTGTTGGCAATTTTGGTTGTGAGCTTAGGTGCTTATACCCGATTAACTCATGCTGGACTTGGCTGTCCTGATTGGCCTGGTTGCTATGGACATTTAGATGTGCCGAATACTGAAGCACAAATCGCGAAAGCTGAACTCGCCTTTCCTGATCGTCCTGTTGAACCGCATAAAGCATGGAATGAAATGATCCATCGCTATTTTGCTGGCACGTTAGGGTTATTAATTTTAGCAATAGCATTGTTAAGCGTTAGAGCGAGAAATGCAGGCGCGCCTGTCTTTTTACCCACACTTATTTTATGCGTAGTCATTTTTCAAGCAGCACTCGGAATGTGGACTGTCACCATGAAATTAATGCCGATTGTGGTGATGGGGCATTTAATCGGTGGTTTTACCACGCTATGTTTGTTGTTCTTACTTTATTTACGATTAAAACCCTATCGTGTACCTGGTGGTGACCCTGCCATTAGAAAATATGCCCGTTATGGCATTATTGGCTTGGTATTACTGACAGGACAAATAGCGTTAGGAGGTTGGACATCGTCTAATTATGCGGCACTCGTGTGCACAGAATTACCTATATGTCAGGGAAATTGGAGTGAGGAGTTAACCTTTGAAAACTCATTTGATTTAATACCACCTGAACGAGAAAGCTATGAGTTTGGTCATTTACAGCATGATGAAAGAGTGACGATACATGTCATGCATCGCTTTGGTGCTATTCTTGTTAGTGTGTATTTATTATGGCTAGTCTTTACTATTTTCACCAAAGCGCAAAGCCAATTTTTTAAACGTTGTGCGCTTGGTTTATTGGCAACATTATTGCTGCAAATAGGGTTAGGTGTCAGTAATGTTGTCTTGTCATTACCATTGTTTATTGCAGTGAGTCATAATGTTGTGGCTGCTTGCCTAATGTTAATGTTGATTTTGCTGACATACAGCTTAAAACGGAAAACGTAG
- the cyoE gene encoding heme o synthase — translation MTSAQNAIERTTSASWRDYYEITKPRVVALLVLTALVGMCLSVPGAIPWQVLIPSIIGIGFLSSAAAAINHIVDERIDSVMARTHNRPVATGRLTTTQATIFAALLALAGFVMLYFLVNPLTAWLTLSGLVGYSFVYTMYLKRATPQNITIGGLAGAIPPLLGWTAVTNEIHPHALLLVLLIFTWTPPHFWALAIHRKDDYAKVNIPMLPVTHGISFTKTQILLYTILLFVVGLLPYLVGMSNWLYLVGAIVLNLIFFVYAWKLKFNADDNTAMDTFKFSIIHLMLLFIILLVDHYLLPV, via the coding sequence ATGACATCAGCACAAAATGCCATTGAGCGTACTACATCGGCGTCGTGGCGAGATTACTATGAAATTACTAAGCCTCGTGTTGTTGCGTTGTTAGTACTTACTGCGCTTGTTGGTATGTGTTTGTCTGTACCGGGTGCAATTCCATGGCAAGTGCTAATTCCTTCGATAATTGGCATTGGCTTTTTATCTTCTGCAGCAGCGGCAATTAATCATATTGTTGATGAAAGAATAGACAGTGTAATGGCACGGACACATAATCGGCCTGTTGCTACTGGCCGGTTAACAACGACACAAGCCACTATTTTTGCCGCGCTATTAGCGTTAGCTGGATTTGTAATGCTGTATTTCTTAGTGAATCCATTAACGGCTTGGTTAACGCTTTCAGGGCTTGTGGGTTATAGCTTTGTTTATACGATGTATTTAAAACGTGCAACGCCACAAAACATAACCATTGGTGGGCTTGCTGGTGCTATTCCTCCTTTACTTGGCTGGACAGCGGTGACCAATGAAATTCATCCGCATGCATTATTATTAGTGTTGCTTATTTTTACCTGGACACCACCGCATTTTTGGGCACTAGCTATTCATCGTAAAGATGATTATGCCAAAGTAAACATTCCCATGTTACCGGTAACGCATGGCATCAGCTTTACAAAAACTCAGATATTGTTGTACACCATTTTATTGTTTGTTGTTGGATTACTGCCTTATCTTGTTGGCATGAGTAATTGGCTGTATCTGGTAGGAGCTATAGTGCTTAACTTGATATTTTTTGTGTATGCATGGAAGTTAAAGTTTAATGCTGATGATAATACGGCAATGGACACTTTTAAGTTTTCTATCATCCACTTAATGTTATTATTTATTATTTTATTGGTAGATCACTACCTGTTACCGGTTTAG
- a CDS encoding SCO family protein, with the protein MNKLLVVIVAVIALVSGIFIYKSAFNKVQPEFSLYYQTPRVIQPFTMTKHTGEQFSNTQLKNKWSWVFFGYTSCPDVCPTTLQELNFRYDDLKAVADNTQVILVSVDPQRDSAARLAKYIAYFNQEFIALTADHASLFPFARNLGLMYAISDEAQSSSYLVDHSASIVLINPQGKIAAIFKPKHELGQVPIISGDELVSDFAKIVELEG; encoded by the coding sequence GTGAATAAGTTATTGGTTGTTATTGTGGCTGTTATCGCGCTGGTTAGCGGTATATTTATCTATAAATCAGCGTTTAATAAGGTTCAGCCTGAATTTTCATTGTATTATCAAACCCCTCGAGTTATTCAACCGTTTACAATGACTAAACATACTGGTGAACAATTCAGTAATACACAATTAAAAAATAAATGGTCGTGGGTGTTTTTTGGTTATACTTCCTGCCCTGATGTGTGTCCAACAACACTACAAGAACTAAATTTTCGTTATGATGATTTAAAAGCTGTCGCTGATAATACTCAGGTAATATTAGTGTCGGTTGATCCGCAGCGTGACTCAGCAGCACGTTTAGCAAAATATATTGCTTATTTTAATCAAGAGTTTATTGCGTTAACGGCGGATCATGCATCGTTATTTCCATTTGCCCGAAATTTAGGCTTAATGTATGCCATTTCAGATGAGGCACAAAGTTCAAGTTATTTAGTCGATCATAGCGCGTCAATTGTGTTAATTAATCCTCAAGGTAAAATTGCGGCAATCTTCAAACCTAAGCATGAGCTAGGACAGGTGCCGATTATCTCTGGAGATGAATTAGTGAGCGACTTCGCTAAAATCGTAGAACTTGAAGGCTAG
- a CDS encoding polysaccharide deacetylase family protein, translated as MKSFTSMLLGLLATCLFTYSTNASVILQYHHVSDDTPKSTSISPQQFAKHMQYLADNDFTVLPLNEVVDAIKQQQPLPNKSVVITFDDAYLNILENAKPILDQHQFPFTIFINPGIVDKGSAHYLSWSQLKAMADDGVMIANHGFEHESWTRVPKDTNFNTWLAQKIALLKKAEAKIKTETGQSWQYFAYPYGEFSPRIQQLLEQNQFIAFSQQSGAVGQDTDLTSIPRFPASQPYDKLSSLKDKLHSLPLSVTLSDQDAQTIYTKGALKNVTMTINSDDIRTEQLNCYVTSVGKQPVKWLEDKQLSITFTETLPSGRVRSNCTAPSISQPGRYYWYSKPWFILNEDGSWYPH; from the coding sequence ATGAAATCATTTACCTCAATGTTGTTAGGGCTGCTCGCAACTTGTTTATTTACGTACTCTACTAATGCAAGTGTTATTTTACAATATCACCACGTTAGTGACGATACACCAAAAAGCACCAGCATTTCGCCGCAACAGTTTGCTAAACATATGCAATATTTAGCTGACAATGACTTTACCGTACTTCCGCTAAACGAAGTTGTTGATGCGATAAAACAACAACAACCTTTGCCAAATAAAAGCGTTGTTATCACCTTTGATGATGCATATTTAAACATTTTAGAAAATGCCAAGCCCATTCTCGATCAACATCAATTTCCGTTTACTATTTTTATTAACCCGGGCATTGTTGATAAAGGCTCGGCGCATTATTTATCGTGGTCACAGTTAAAAGCAATGGCAGATGATGGCGTCATGATCGCCAATCATGGCTTTGAGCATGAATCATGGACGCGCGTTCCAAAAGACACTAACTTCAATACCTGGCTCGCTCAGAAAATCGCTTTACTCAAAAAAGCAGAAGCGAAAATAAAAACTGAAACAGGGCAATCTTGGCAATACTTTGCGTATCCTTACGGTGAATTTTCTCCTCGCATTCAACAACTGCTAGAGCAAAATCAATTTATCGCATTCTCGCAGCAAAGTGGCGCTGTTGGCCAAGATACTGATTTAACCAGCATACCGAGGTTTCCAGCTTCGCAACCATACGACAAGTTATCTAGCTTAAAAGATAAGTTACACTCGCTACCACTCTCGGTGACACTATCTGATCAAGATGCACAAACCATTTACACGAAAGGTGCATTAAAAAATGTCACCATGACAATTAATAGCGATGATATTCGAACTGAGCAACTTAATTGTTATGTCACAAGTGTTGGCAAGCAACCCGTTAAATGGTTAGAGGATAAACAACTGTCAATTACCTTTACCGAAACGTTGCCCAGTGGCAGAGTGCGTAGTAACTGTACTGCGCCAAGTATTAGCCAGCCTGGACGTTACTACTGGTATTCTAAACCGTGGTTTATTTTAAACGAAGACGGCAGTTGGTATCCGCATTAA
- a CDS encoding MATE family efflux transporter, protein MTTVTHRQLFALAIPMILSNITVPLLGLVDTAVIGHLSHAYYLGGSSVGAMIVTVITWLCGFLRMSTTGLSAQAYGKQDVAQSCKVLVKGVVLAVAIALVVLIFQQAYISLAIELAGASEQVAFYAREYAEIRIWGLPAALINLVLIGWLLGNHQAKAVMWLLIITNMINLLLDLLFVVVFDWQVKGVAYATLIAEYSSLLIATVIVFYYQKAYWRQLTWQIISQYLSLVTLKQYLALNRDILIRTLSLQACFVFITFQGARLGDNVVAANAILMNFLLFISFGLDGIANAAEVLVGKEKGAHKPKMLNDVVKMSLLWTLIFAVAYCLVFFIAGHWMIRLISNIEPVVNFAEQFIGWIIILPIVACWSYLYDGIYIGLTQAKTMRNSMVFSTFGVFFPSWFIFQHLGNHGLWLAFTLFMAARGIALAIDYHRKGARYLQP, encoded by the coding sequence ATGACAACAGTTACTCACCGCCAACTTTTTGCGTTAGCGATCCCTATGATACTATCTAATATTACTGTGCCCTTGTTAGGCTTAGTAGATACAGCTGTTATTGGGCACTTGTCTCATGCTTATTATCTTGGCGGTAGCTCCGTTGGGGCGATGATAGTGACTGTGATCACTTGGCTGTGTGGCTTCCTTCGCATGTCTACTACGGGCCTTTCTGCTCAAGCATATGGTAAACAAGACGTTGCGCAAAGCTGTAAAGTATTAGTCAAAGGAGTGGTGTTAGCCGTTGCGATAGCGTTGGTTGTATTAATTTTTCAACAAGCCTATATATCCCTCGCGATTGAACTTGCAGGTGCAAGTGAACAAGTGGCTTTTTATGCACGCGAATACGCAGAGATTAGGATTTGGGGTTTGCCAGCAGCGTTAATAAATCTTGTATTGATAGGGTGGCTGCTGGGGAATCATCAAGCTAAAGCGGTGATGTGGCTATTAATCATTACCAATATGATTAATTTACTGCTCGATTTGTTATTCGTGGTGGTTTTTGATTGGCAAGTCAAAGGCGTTGCTTACGCGACACTAATCGCTGAATATTCATCCTTACTAATTGCTACGGTAATCGTATTCTATTATCAAAAAGCTTATTGGCGTCAGCTTACTTGGCAGATAATTTCCCAATATTTATCTTTGGTAACCTTGAAGCAATATTTAGCGCTAAATCGAGATATTTTAATACGTACTTTATCTTTACAAGCTTGTTTTGTTTTTATTACCTTTCAAGGAGCACGATTAGGCGATAATGTTGTTGCAGCTAATGCAATTTTGATGAACTTTTTACTGTTTATCTCGTTTGGTTTAGACGGTATAGCGAATGCAGCAGAAGTATTAGTCGGTAAGGAAAAAGGCGCACATAAACCAAAAATGCTAAATGATGTAGTGAAAATGAGCTTACTATGGACATTAATCTTTGCTGTGGCTTATTGTTTAGTATTTTTTATCGCGGGTCATTGGATGATCCGTCTCATTTCAAATATAGAGCCGGTGGTTAACTTTGCTGAGCAATTTATTGGCTGGATTATTATCTTACCCATTGTGGCTTGTTGGAGCTATTTATATGACGGAATTTATATTGGGCTAACACAAGCAAAAACAATGCGAAATAGCATGGTGTTTTCTACATTTGGTGTGTTTTTTCCGAGCTGGTTCATCTTTCAACACTTAGGAAATCATGGCTTATGGTTAGCTTTTACGCTCTTTATGGCAGCAAGAGGAATTGCATTAGCTATTGATTACCATCGCAAAGGTGCACGTTACCTTCAGCCATAA
- the nfuA gene encoding Fe-S biogenesis protein NfuA produces MITISENAQAHFVKLLEQQAEGTSIRVFVVNPGTASAECGVSYCPADAVEPEDIKMSFEGFSAYIDADSKPFLEDAEIDFVSDQMGSQLTLKAPNAKLRKVADDAPLFDRIDYFIKAEVNPQLAGHGGECTLMEITDDGYAVLQFGGGCNGCSQIDVTVKDGIEKQLIDMMGDEIKGVKDMTEHERGEHSYY; encoded by the coding sequence ATGATCACCATTTCAGAAAATGCTCAAGCACATTTCGTTAAACTGCTAGAACAACAAGCTGAAGGCACGAGTATTCGGGTATTTGTTGTTAACCCAGGAACTGCCAGCGCAGAATGTGGTGTCTCATATTGTCCTGCTGATGCAGTAGAGCCTGAAGATATTAAGATGTCGTTTGAAGGTTTTTCAGCCTACATTGACGCAGACAGTAAACCTTTTTTAGAAGACGCCGAAATCGACTTCGTATCTGACCAAATGGGCTCGCAACTTACTTTAAAAGCACCTAACGCTAAATTACGAAAGGTCGCTGACGATGCTCCACTTTTCGACCGAATTGATTACTTCATTAAAGCCGAAGTAAATCCTCAATTAGCCGGCCATGGCGGAGAATGTACGTTAATGGAAATTACTGACGACGGTTATGCCGTATTACAATTTGGCGGCGGCTGTAATGGTTGTAGTCAAATCGACGTTACGGTAAAAGACGGCATTGAAAAACAGCTAATCGACATGATGGGTGACGAAATTAAAGGGGTTAAAGATATGACAGAGCACGAAAGAGGTGAGCACTCATACTACTAA